Proteins encoded within one genomic window of Episyrphus balteatus chromosome 1, idEpiBalt1.1, whole genome shotgun sequence:
- the LOC129907684 gene encoding snake venom 5'-nucleotidase isoform X3 — MRDLKPLTILHYNDVYNVDSNSDVEPVGGAARFCTAIRSFKELDPLILFSGDIFSPSMLSTFTQGEQMVPVLNAVDTHCAVFGNHDFDHGLDILTELIKKTNFPWLMSNVVDNETGRPLGGGKISHFIFHNQTSIGLIGLVEKEWLETLPTIDPKEVTFIDYVEAGNKLAEELRNEGCEIVIALTHMRTPNDINLAKHCPGIDLILGGHDHVYEILEINGIKIVKSGTDFRQFSKITLDKTKGENGKIQVDVEPVDVTSAFEEEPVLKAELAKYSDVIESKMTEVLGNFSVELDGRFSSIRTSETNLGDWVCDVVLAATGADVVVINSGTFRSDQIHPPGPFTMKDLVNIVPMRDPLIVVEITGKCLLEALENAVYMYPKLEGRFPQVSGVTFAFDPSKPPGKRIDPQLVQIADEFLKMDQIYKICIKSYMYGGCDGFTMFKDAKVLMDDDSCPELGLVLQNHFKAINMRTGKTKNSKHRQSLVTLSRRHSMVQMLDSLDLDGPSPIRKLSIGHSSKSIDHSTTSSKMLRRASLDDLEQMSCQLAPKIQHRIIQIQNEDHYNQLLLKKETTIKNSVITEVDDE; from the exons ATGAGAGATTTGAAACCATTGACAATATTGCATTATAATGATGTTTACAATGTGGATTCTAATTCAGATGTGGAACCTGTTGGTGGTGCAGCCAGATTTTGTACAGCAATAAGATCTTTTAAGGAATTGGAtcctttgattttattttcggGAGATATATTTTCACCGAGCATGT tgaGTACGTTTACACAAGGTGAACAAATGGTACCGGTTCTAAATGCTGTGGATACACACTGTGCAGTATTCGGAAACCATGATTTTG ACCATGGCCTCGATATTCTCACTGAACTAATAAAAAAGACCAATTTCCCATGGCTCATGTCAAACGTAGTGGATAATGAAACTGGCCGACCCCTAGGAGGTGGCAAAATCAGTCATTTTATATTCCACAACCAAACCTCCATCGGACTTATTGGACTTGTGGAAAAAGAATGGTTGGAAACTCTACCCACAATCGATCCAAAAGAGGTAACATTTATTGACTACGTCGAAGCTGGTAATAAACTAGCTGAAGAGTTACGTAACGAAGGCTGTGAAATTGTTATTGCACTAACGCACATGCGAACACCAAATGATATAAATTTGGCCAAACATTGTCCTGGAATTGATCTAATTTTGGGTGGCCATGATCATGTTTACGAAATTCTCGAAATAAATggaataaaaattgttaaatctgGAACAGATTTTcgacagttttcaaaaattacactGGACAAGACAAAAGGTGAAAATGGAAAAATTCAAGTTGATGTGGAACCTGTGGATGTGACATCGGCATTTGAGGAGGAACCCGTATTGAAAGCAGAATTGGCGAAATATTCTg atgTTATTGAATCAAAAATGACCGAAGTATTAGGAAACTTTTCTGTGGAACTTGATGGTCGTTTTTCATCAATCCGGACATCAGAAACAAATCTTGGTGACTGGGTGTGTGATGTTGTTCTAGCAGCAACTGGGGCTGATGTAGTTGTTATAAATTCTGGAACATTCCGATCCGATCAAATCCATCCACCTGGTCCATTTACAATGAAGGATCTTGTAAATATTGTTCCTATGAGAGATCCATTGATTGTGGTTGAAATTACAGGGAAATGTCTGTTGGAAGCTTTAGAAAATGCAGTCTACATGTATCCAAAGCTTGAAGGACGTTTTCCACAG GTATCGGGTGTGACATTTGCATTTGATCCATCAAAACCACCGGGCAAACGAATAGATCCACAACTTGTTCAAATTGCCGATGAGTTCCTTAAAATGGaccaaatatacaaaatatgtaTTAAGAGCTATATGTATGGTGGATGTGATGGATTTACTATGTTTAAAGATGCTAAAGTTTTG atgGATGATGATTCATGTCCAGAACTTGGATTAGTCCTACAAAATCATTTCAAAGCTATTAATATGCGAACGGGAAAGACCAAAAACTCAAAACATCGCCAATCGTTAGTGACTTTATCACGAAGACATAGCATGGTGCAAATGTTGGATAGTTTAGATTTAGATGGACCATCACCAATTAGAAAATTATCAATTGGACATAGTTCGAAATCGATTGATCATAGCACGACTTCTTCAAAG ATGTTAAGACGAGCATCGTTAGATGATTTAGAACAAATGAGTTGCCAGCTTGCACCCAAAATTCAACACAGAATTATACAAATTCAAAATGAAGAC CATTATAATCAACTTCTACTTAAAAAGGAAACCACTATTAAGAACTCTGTAATCACTGAAGTCGATGATgaatag
- the LOC129907684 gene encoding snake venom 5'-nucleotidase isoform X1 produces MQRFIFIMAEITSQSGLRSKLGDLVENSSSALTEATEVTKGLRNVVGWLKQASIEVREAGKRAVSNLHTHPNFISNELDSSLVEEQPHHHNHRLASNKKCESIISQLEKSKITNMRDLKPLTILHYNDVYNVDSNSDVEPVGGAARFCTAIRSFKELDPLILFSGDIFSPSMLSTFTQGEQMVPVLNAVDTHCAVFGNHDFDHGLDILTELIKKTNFPWLMSNVVDNETGRPLGGGKISHFIFHNQTSIGLIGLVEKEWLETLPTIDPKEVTFIDYVEAGNKLAEELRNEGCEIVIALTHMRTPNDINLAKHCPGIDLILGGHDHVYEILEINGIKIVKSGTDFRQFSKITLDKTKGENGKIQVDVEPVDVTSAFEEEPVLKAELAKYSDVIESKMTEVLGNFSVELDGRFSSIRTSETNLGDWVCDVVLAATGADVVVINSGTFRSDQIHPPGPFTMKDLVNIVPMRDPLIVVEITGKCLLEALENAVYMYPKLEGRFPQVSGVTFAFDPSKPPGKRIDPQLVQIADEFLKMDQIYKICIKSYMYGGCDGFTMFKDAKVLMDDDSCPELGLVLQNHFKAINMRTGKTKNSKHRQSLVTLSRRHSMVQMLDSLDLDGPSPIRKLSIGHSSKSIDHSTTSSKMLRRASLDDLEQMSCQLAPKIQHRIIQIQNEDHYNQLLLKKETTIKNSVITEVDDE; encoded by the exons GCTTCAATTGAAGTAAGAGAAGCAGGCAAAAGAGCTGTTTCCAATCTACACACCCATCCAAATTTTATATCTAACGAGCTCGATTCGAGCCTTGTCGAAGAACAACCCCATCATCATAATCATCGTTTAGCGTCGAACAAAAAGTGTGAATCGATTATAAGTCAATtggaaaaatctaaaatcaccAATATGAGAGATTTGAAACCATTGACAATATTGCATTATAATGATGTTTACAATGTGGATTCTAATTCAGATGTGGAACCTGTTGGTGGTGCAGCCAGATTTTGTACAGCAATAAGATCTTTTAAGGAATTGGAtcctttgattttattttcggGAGATATATTTTCACCGAGCATGT tgaGTACGTTTACACAAGGTGAACAAATGGTACCGGTTCTAAATGCTGTGGATACACACTGTGCAGTATTCGGAAACCATGATTTTG ACCATGGCCTCGATATTCTCACTGAACTAATAAAAAAGACCAATTTCCCATGGCTCATGTCAAACGTAGTGGATAATGAAACTGGCCGACCCCTAGGAGGTGGCAAAATCAGTCATTTTATATTCCACAACCAAACCTCCATCGGACTTATTGGACTTGTGGAAAAAGAATGGTTGGAAACTCTACCCACAATCGATCCAAAAGAGGTAACATTTATTGACTACGTCGAAGCTGGTAATAAACTAGCTGAAGAGTTACGTAACGAAGGCTGTGAAATTGTTATTGCACTAACGCACATGCGAACACCAAATGATATAAATTTGGCCAAACATTGTCCTGGAATTGATCTAATTTTGGGTGGCCATGATCATGTTTACGAAATTCTCGAAATAAATggaataaaaattgttaaatctgGAACAGATTTTcgacagttttcaaaaattacactGGACAAGACAAAAGGTGAAAATGGAAAAATTCAAGTTGATGTGGAACCTGTGGATGTGACATCGGCATTTGAGGAGGAACCCGTATTGAAAGCAGAATTGGCGAAATATTCTg atgTTATTGAATCAAAAATGACCGAAGTATTAGGAAACTTTTCTGTGGAACTTGATGGTCGTTTTTCATCAATCCGGACATCAGAAACAAATCTTGGTGACTGGGTGTGTGATGTTGTTCTAGCAGCAACTGGGGCTGATGTAGTTGTTATAAATTCTGGAACATTCCGATCCGATCAAATCCATCCACCTGGTCCATTTACAATGAAGGATCTTGTAAATATTGTTCCTATGAGAGATCCATTGATTGTGGTTGAAATTACAGGGAAATGTCTGTTGGAAGCTTTAGAAAATGCAGTCTACATGTATCCAAAGCTTGAAGGACGTTTTCCACAG GTATCGGGTGTGACATTTGCATTTGATCCATCAAAACCACCGGGCAAACGAATAGATCCACAACTTGTTCAAATTGCCGATGAGTTCCTTAAAATGGaccaaatatacaaaatatgtaTTAAGAGCTATATGTATGGTGGATGTGATGGATTTACTATGTTTAAAGATGCTAAAGTTTTG atgGATGATGATTCATGTCCAGAACTTGGATTAGTCCTACAAAATCATTTCAAAGCTATTAATATGCGAACGGGAAAGACCAAAAACTCAAAACATCGCCAATCGTTAGTGACTTTATCACGAAGACATAGCATGGTGCAAATGTTGGATAGTTTAGATTTAGATGGACCATCACCAATTAGAAAATTATCAATTGGACATAGTTCGAAATCGATTGATCATAGCACGACTTCTTCAAAG ATGTTAAGACGAGCATCGTTAGATGATTTAGAACAAATGAGTTGCCAGCTTGCACCCAAAATTCAACACAGAATTATACAAATTCAAAATGAAGAC CATTATAATCAACTTCTACTTAAAAAGGAAACCACTATTAAGAACTCTGTAATCACTGAAGTCGATGATgaatag
- the LOC129907684 gene encoding snake venom 5'-nucleotidase isoform X2, which produces MAEITSQSGLRSKLGDLVENSSSALTEATEVTKGLRNVVGWLKQASIEVREAGKRAVSNLHTHPNFISNELDSSLVEEQPHHHNHRLASNKKCESIISQLEKSKITNMRDLKPLTILHYNDVYNVDSNSDVEPVGGAARFCTAIRSFKELDPLILFSGDIFSPSMLSTFTQGEQMVPVLNAVDTHCAVFGNHDFDHGLDILTELIKKTNFPWLMSNVVDNETGRPLGGGKISHFIFHNQTSIGLIGLVEKEWLETLPTIDPKEVTFIDYVEAGNKLAEELRNEGCEIVIALTHMRTPNDINLAKHCPGIDLILGGHDHVYEILEINGIKIVKSGTDFRQFSKITLDKTKGENGKIQVDVEPVDVTSAFEEEPVLKAELAKYSDVIESKMTEVLGNFSVELDGRFSSIRTSETNLGDWVCDVVLAATGADVVVINSGTFRSDQIHPPGPFTMKDLVNIVPMRDPLIVVEITGKCLLEALENAVYMYPKLEGRFPQVSGVTFAFDPSKPPGKRIDPQLVQIADEFLKMDQIYKICIKSYMYGGCDGFTMFKDAKVLMDDDSCPELGLVLQNHFKAINMRTGKTKNSKHRQSLVTLSRRHSMVQMLDSLDLDGPSPIRKLSIGHSSKSIDHSTTSSKMLRRASLDDLEQMSCQLAPKIQHRIIQIQNEDHYNQLLLKKETTIKNSVITEVDDE; this is translated from the exons GCTTCAATTGAAGTAAGAGAAGCAGGCAAAAGAGCTGTTTCCAATCTACACACCCATCCAAATTTTATATCTAACGAGCTCGATTCGAGCCTTGTCGAAGAACAACCCCATCATCATAATCATCGTTTAGCGTCGAACAAAAAGTGTGAATCGATTATAAGTCAATtggaaaaatctaaaatcaccAATATGAGAGATTTGAAACCATTGACAATATTGCATTATAATGATGTTTACAATGTGGATTCTAATTCAGATGTGGAACCTGTTGGTGGTGCAGCCAGATTTTGTACAGCAATAAGATCTTTTAAGGAATTGGAtcctttgattttattttcggGAGATATATTTTCACCGAGCATGT tgaGTACGTTTACACAAGGTGAACAAATGGTACCGGTTCTAAATGCTGTGGATACACACTGTGCAGTATTCGGAAACCATGATTTTG ACCATGGCCTCGATATTCTCACTGAACTAATAAAAAAGACCAATTTCCCATGGCTCATGTCAAACGTAGTGGATAATGAAACTGGCCGACCCCTAGGAGGTGGCAAAATCAGTCATTTTATATTCCACAACCAAACCTCCATCGGACTTATTGGACTTGTGGAAAAAGAATGGTTGGAAACTCTACCCACAATCGATCCAAAAGAGGTAACATTTATTGACTACGTCGAAGCTGGTAATAAACTAGCTGAAGAGTTACGTAACGAAGGCTGTGAAATTGTTATTGCACTAACGCACATGCGAACACCAAATGATATAAATTTGGCCAAACATTGTCCTGGAATTGATCTAATTTTGGGTGGCCATGATCATGTTTACGAAATTCTCGAAATAAATggaataaaaattgttaaatctgGAACAGATTTTcgacagttttcaaaaattacactGGACAAGACAAAAGGTGAAAATGGAAAAATTCAAGTTGATGTGGAACCTGTGGATGTGACATCGGCATTTGAGGAGGAACCCGTATTGAAAGCAGAATTGGCGAAATATTCTg atgTTATTGAATCAAAAATGACCGAAGTATTAGGAAACTTTTCTGTGGAACTTGATGGTCGTTTTTCATCAATCCGGACATCAGAAACAAATCTTGGTGACTGGGTGTGTGATGTTGTTCTAGCAGCAACTGGGGCTGATGTAGTTGTTATAAATTCTGGAACATTCCGATCCGATCAAATCCATCCACCTGGTCCATTTACAATGAAGGATCTTGTAAATATTGTTCCTATGAGAGATCCATTGATTGTGGTTGAAATTACAGGGAAATGTCTGTTGGAAGCTTTAGAAAATGCAGTCTACATGTATCCAAAGCTTGAAGGACGTTTTCCACAG GTATCGGGTGTGACATTTGCATTTGATCCATCAAAACCACCGGGCAAACGAATAGATCCACAACTTGTTCAAATTGCCGATGAGTTCCTTAAAATGGaccaaatatacaaaatatgtaTTAAGAGCTATATGTATGGTGGATGTGATGGATTTACTATGTTTAAAGATGCTAAAGTTTTG atgGATGATGATTCATGTCCAGAACTTGGATTAGTCCTACAAAATCATTTCAAAGCTATTAATATGCGAACGGGAAAGACCAAAAACTCAAAACATCGCCAATCGTTAGTGACTTTATCACGAAGACATAGCATGGTGCAAATGTTGGATAGTTTAGATTTAGATGGACCATCACCAATTAGAAAATTATCAATTGGACATAGTTCGAAATCGATTGATCATAGCACGACTTCTTCAAAG ATGTTAAGACGAGCATCGTTAGATGATTTAGAACAAATGAGTTGCCAGCTTGCACCCAAAATTCAACACAGAATTATACAAATTCAAAATGAAGAC CATTATAATCAACTTCTACTTAAAAAGGAAACCACTATTAAGAACTCTGTAATCACTGAAGTCGATGATgaatag